The following are encoded together in the Triticum dicoccoides isolate Atlit2015 ecotype Zavitan chromosome 6B, WEW_v2.0, whole genome shotgun sequence genome:
- the LOC119324150 gene encoding uncharacterized protein LOC119324150, whose protein sequence is MVAPMVIASAGLGMLAGMAMANRTTGDGLPAASRWDARPRCSTCSGTGREECLCSRWSDGDVGCGTCSGSGRKPCRSCGGSGTGRQLLVRLIAQQQKLPTTAPGRSGDYN, encoded by the coding sequence ATGGTGGCGCCCATGGTGATCGCGTCGGCGGGGCTCGGGATGCTGGCCGGCATGGCGATGGCGAACCGGACGACCGGGGACGGGCTGCCGGCGGCGTCCAGATGGGACGCGCGGCCTCGTTGCTCCACGTGCAGCGGCACCGGCCGGGAGGAGTGCCTCTGTAGCCGTTGGTCCGATGGCGACGTCGGCTGCGGGACGTGCTCCGGCTCCGGCCGCAAGCCGTGCCGCAGCTGCGGAGGCTCTGGCACCGGCCGGCAGCTCCTGGTTCGACTCATCGCCCAGCAGCAGAAGCTGCCGACGACCGCACCCGGGCGAAGCGGAGACTACAACTGA